The proteins below are encoded in one region of Deltaproteobacteria bacterium:
- a CDS encoding DMT family transporter, translated as MLAVALGLLASLAFACTATLVHRGVRDLDPFSGLVVDLFFNGLVLWLFVFTFHDLSELWAGANLIFAASGLIVPGLFRLVAFKGIERMGAAAATAVLNSAPLFAVLLAMVLLDERPGPVNMLGAVAVVCGLVFLSWKGESRSWRSGDLFYPVAGALFAGLRDNVVRLGLLAGPAPMVGAAITVTSSLLTMSAAYFPVHGLARLRTCAWATLGCFALVGFVHFVAYFFMFTALDMADVAVVSPLVHCFSLFTLGLSPLILGDSDPITRRKLLATSMVVLGVLLIAWSRWSYAAA; from the coding sequence ATGCTCGCCGTTGCCCTGGGCCTGCTGGCCTCCCTTGCCTTCGCCTGCACGGCGACGCTGGTTCATCGAGGCGTGCGAGACCTCGATCCCTTCAGCGGCCTGGTGGTGGACCTCTTCTTCAACGGGCTGGTGTTGTGGCTCTTCGTGTTCACCTTCCACGATCTCTCGGAGCTCTGGGCCGGGGCCAACCTGATCTTCGCGGCCTCGGGCCTCATCGTTCCGGGGCTTTTCCGCCTGGTGGCGTTCAAGGGCATCGAGAGGATGGGCGCCGCCGCGGCCACCGCGGTGCTCAATTCGGCGCCGCTCTTCGCGGTGCTCCTGGCCATGGTGCTGCTGGACGAAAGACCCGGTCCGGTGAACATGCTGGGGGCGGTGGCGGTCGTCTGCGGCCTGGTGTTCCTGTCGTGGAAGGGCGAATCGAGATCCTGGCGTTCCGGGGACCTGTTCTATCCGGTGGCGGGAGCGCTGTTCGCCGGGCTGCGCGACAACGTGGTCCGACTCGGGCTCCTTGCCGGCCCGGCGCCCATGGTGGGGGCGGCCATCACGGTGACCAGTTCGCTCCTGACCATGTCCGCGGCCTACTTCCCGGTGCACGGCCTGGCGCGCTTGAGGACTTGCGCGTGGGCGACCCTGGGGTGCTTCGCCCTGGTGGGATTCGTGCATTTCGTGGCCTACTTCTTCATGTTCACGGCGCTGGACATGGCGGACGTAGCGGTGGTCTCACCGCTGGTTCATTGCTTCTCGCTCTTTACCCTGGGCCTTTCCCCGCTTATTCTGGGTGACTCGGACCCGATCACACGGCGCAAGCTCCTCGCCACCTCCATGGTCGTGCTCGGCGTGCTGCTGATCGCGTGGTCGAGGTGGTCGTACGCGGCCGCGTAG
- the rdgB gene encoding RdgB/HAM1 family non-canonical purine NTP pyrophosphatase encodes MSRELTFATSNRHKFAEVRAILADRGISVAMKAMELREIQADTLEEIAAEKVREASLAVGGPVIVEDTGLFIDGLRGFPGPYSAYVFRTLGNQGILRLLDDTADRRATFKSVFAYGDTDGSVECFGAEARGTIARSCRGEGWGYDPIFVSENASGRTYGELGDDKNRLSHRGAALEKLARWVRAGDG; translated from the coding sequence GTGTCACGAGAGCTCACGTTTGCGACCTCGAACCGTCACAAGTTCGCCGAGGTACGGGCGATACTTGCCGACCGCGGCATTTCCGTCGCCATGAAGGCCATGGAGCTTCGGGAGATTCAGGCCGACACGCTCGAGGAGATCGCCGCGGAGAAGGTTCGAGAGGCGTCCCTGGCGGTCGGAGGCCCCGTCATCGTCGAGGACACGGGCCTGTTCATCGACGGCCTGCGGGGGTTTCCCGGGCCGTACTCGGCCTACGTGTTCCGCACCCTGGGGAACCAGGGCATCCTGCGGCTGCTGGACGATACGGCGGACCGACGTGCGACGTTCAAGTCGGTGTTCGCTTACGGTGACACCGACGGGTCGGTGGAATGCTTCGGCGCGGAGGCGCGGGGAACCATCGCTCGCAGTTGCCGAGGAGAAGGATGGGGCTACGATCCGATCTTCGTGTCCGAGAATGCCTCGGGGCGGACTTACGGTGAACTGGGCGATGACAAGAACCGGCTTTCCCACCGCGGCGCGGCTCTGGAGAAGCTCGCTCGCTGGGTGCGGGCCGGCGACGGGTGA
- the pgsA gene encoding CDP-diacylglycerol--glycerol-3-phosphate 3-phosphatidyltransferase: MWTLPNLLSLFRILLVPFLAYLMAFTDPVSCALAALVFIVASVTDMLDGWLARRNKSVTDFGKLLDPLADKLLVVTALIMLVAVDRPGDSQVTVWLVIIIVAREVAVTVLRGIALTDGMVIPAERLGKYKLLAQTVALVGLMIHYPYLGVDFHLIGLSFLVLSAVLAVWSGVGYFVRFLKTMRAGE, from the coding sequence ATGTGGACACTGCCGAATCTGCTGAGCCTGTTCCGGATTCTCCTGGTTCCGTTCCTGGCCTACCTCATGGCGTTCACCGATCCGGTGTCGTGCGCGCTGGCCGCGCTGGTCTTCATCGTCGCCTCCGTCACGGACATGCTCGACGGCTGGCTGGCGCGCCGGAACAAGAGCGTCACCGATTTCGGCAAGCTCCTGGACCCCCTGGCCGACAAACTGCTGGTGGTGACGGCCCTCATCATGCTGGTGGCGGTGGACCGCCCCGGCGACTCCCAAGTGACCGTCTGGCTGGTGATCATCATCGTTGCGCGCGAAGTCGCCGTCACCGTCCTGCGCGGCATCGCTCTCACGGATGGCATGGTCATCCCCGCGGAACGGCTCGGCAAGTACAAGCTCCTGGCCCAGACCGTGGCCCTCGTGGGCCTGATGATCCACTACCCCTACCTCGGCGTCGACTTTCACCTCATCGGCCTGTCCTTCCTCGTCCTCTCCGCCGTCCTCGCCGTGTGGTCCGGGGTGGGCTACTTCGTACGGTTCCTGAAGACCATGCGGGCCGGAGAGTAG
- a CDS encoding Uma2 family endonuclease: MDWSRRFRRVCLDPVNGLVTLMSPSHLHENLSGILDRILDVAGSMLAGAAQGLRQTRLRGPGDPPGTGMEADCAFYFGERARAFRATLVESDEAAEAFLERNAPDLVVEVETTNADEGKVERYAALGVREMWRLHGSKGNREFSTEFLALHAGQTPKTLDASALLPGLTSRDICEAVDGVRNSDTDNERAAAVARIVRRRRRDSLRVREDEPPYATAPRPDPGAGD, encoded by the coding sequence GTGGACTGGAGCCGGCGCTTCCGCCGGGTCTGTCTTGACCCGGTGAACGGGCTCGTCACGTTGATGTCCCCGTCCCACCTCCACGAGAACCTGTCCGGTATCCTGGACCGCATTCTGGACGTTGCGGGCAGCATGCTCGCAGGCGCAGCGCAGGGACTTCGCCAGACGCGCCTGCGGGGACCCGGTGATCCGCCGGGCACCGGGATGGAGGCGGATTGCGCGTTCTACTTCGGGGAACGCGCCAGGGCCTTCCGCGCAACGCTTGTCGAAAGCGATGAAGCCGCCGAAGCGTTTCTTGAGCGGAACGCGCCGGACCTGGTGGTCGAAGTGGAGACCACCAACGCGGACGAAGGCAAGGTCGAGCGTTACGCCGCTCTCGGTGTACGGGAGATGTGGCGACTGCACGGCAGCAAGGGCAACCGGGAGTTCAGCACCGAATTCCTCGCGCTGCATGCCGGGCAAACGCCGAAAACACTCGACGCGTCGGCATTGCTGCCGGGACTGACGTCCCGGGACATTTGCGAGGCCGTTGACGGGGTACGCAACAGCGATACCGACAACGAGCGGGCCGCGGCCGTCGCCCGCATCGTGCGCCGCCGGCGGCGCGACAGCCTCCGCGTACGCGAGGATGAGCCGCCCTACGCGACTGCTCCCCGCCCGGACCCGGGCGCCGGCGACTGA
- a CDS encoding tripartite tricarboxylate transporter permease, which produces MMLDAFIDGLLHVLSWPAFGFLLLGAFVGFVVGILPGLGGLATLALMLPFAYKIGEPISAFAFLLGMHAITGTTGDLTSILFGIPGEGTAAATIMDGYPMTKNGEAGRAMGAALMSSLVAGLEGAIILALAIPIMRPLVLFFGSPELFMLAILGITFIASLSGSSLTKGLLCGGIGLMLASIGVDPQTGTLRYTLGTLYLWDGLSLGPVVVGLFAIPEIIDLAVRGTSIAEAKIGKITGVMEGVKDTFRHFALTMRCGFIGAFIGALPGLGGGVSQWLAYGHAVQSAKDKSGFGKGDVRGVLGPGAANNSREGGNLIPTVAFGIPGSSAMAILLGAFLIVGLNPGPEMLTKHLDVTFAMVWILVVANILTAGACFLFLNQLVKLTFVRGNLLIPFLLMFVFLGAFAAHNNFSDIIVTVIFGIVGYVMVLFQWPRPPFVLGLVLGTIVENYLWISSSAYGAGWLLQPTVVCIALLIVGTLVYSAIQARRGSSLEDEIEKRLGVETPRE; this is translated from the coding sequence ATGATGCTCGACGCCTTCATTGACGGACTGCTTCACGTCCTTTCCTGGCCGGCCTTCGGGTTTCTGCTTCTGGGGGCGTTCGTAGGCTTCGTCGTGGGGATTCTCCCCGGCCTCGGCGGCCTAGCCACCCTGGCACTGATGCTGCCGTTCGCCTACAAGATCGGGGAGCCGATCTCGGCCTTTGCCTTTCTCCTGGGCATGCACGCCATCACCGGAACCACCGGTGACCTCACCTCGATCCTCTTCGGCATCCCGGGAGAAGGCACGGCCGCGGCCACCATCATGGACGGCTATCCCATGACCAAGAACGGGGAGGCCGGCCGGGCCATGGGCGCCGCGCTCATGAGCTCGCTGGTGGCCGGCCTTGAAGGCGCCATCATCCTGGCCCTCGCCATTCCCATCATGCGCCCGCTGGTGCTCTTCTTCGGCTCTCCCGAGCTGTTCATGCTGGCGATCCTGGGAATCACGTTCATCGCGTCGCTGAGCGGATCATCGCTCACCAAGGGCCTCCTGTGCGGAGGCATCGGGCTCATGCTGGCGTCCATCGGGGTGGATCCCCAAACCGGGACGCTGCGCTACACATTAGGCACGCTGTATCTCTGGGATGGCCTGAGCCTCGGACCCGTGGTGGTCGGGCTCTTCGCCATCCCGGAGATCATCGACTTGGCGGTGCGCGGCACGAGCATCGCCGAGGCTAAGATCGGCAAGATCACCGGGGTCATGGAAGGGGTCAAGGACACCTTCCGCCACTTCGCCCTGACCATGCGCTGCGGCTTCATCGGCGCGTTCATCGGCGCCTTGCCGGGCCTGGGCGGCGGCGTCTCGCAATGGCTGGCCTACGGCCACGCTGTGCAGTCGGCCAAGGACAAGAGCGGCTTCGGCAAGGGCGACGTACGCGGCGTCCTGGGGCCGGGGGCGGCCAACAATTCCCGCGAAGGGGGCAACCTCATTCCCACGGTGGCCTTCGGCATTCCCGGCAGCAGCGCCATGGCGATCCTGCTGGGGGCGTTCCTCATCGTCGGCCTCAATCCCGGTCCGGAGATGCTCACCAAGCACCTGGACGTGACCTTCGCCATGGTGTGGATCCTGGTGGTGGCCAACATCCTCACCGCGGGTGCGTGCTTCCTGTTCCTGAACCAGCTCGTGAAGCTCACCTTCGTGCGGGGTAACCTGCTGATCCCGTTCCTGCTCATGTTCGTGTTCCTGGGCGCCTTCGCCGCCCACAACAACTTCAGCGACATCATCGTCACGGTCATCTTCGGCATCGTGGGCTACGTCATGGTTCTGTTTCAGTGGCCGCGGCCTCCGTTCGTGCTGGGCCTAGTGCTGGGGACCATCGTCGAGAACTACCTGTGGATCTCCAGCAGCGCCTACGGCGCGGGCTGGCTCCTGCAGCCCACCGTGGTCTGCATCGCCCTCCTCATCGTCGGGACGCTGGTCTACTCCGCGATCCAGGCACGCCGGGGCAGTTCCCTGGAGGACGAGATCGAGAAGAGGCTGGGCGTGGAAACGCCGCGCGAGTAG